From a region of the Corallococcus coralloides DSM 2259 genome:
- a CDS encoding FUSC family protein has protein sequence MRGDGGETVAEGWVAPRGRAARGHLPRHVAGLFRFQPGRPAVAAGLRTGLALGVPLLVSVMLQMPAASWAGMAGLFVALVDKGGPYRTRARAMGAMTVLGAGVGLVIALPSPFWVDVALTLFWVTACGFARSFGDTPGIVGMLLANLFVVSLALPQRGPEAVLLQAAYFVAGGLWSMFLALVLWPLRPYRPARLAIAACYEELADVADAVAGWPMEGPSRVGTWEAVQRAARMRRSLETARATLGATRQGRQEESGRGEHLLVLLEDADALSLLLTAMSEALDEAPRQGACRTARIEAQHALGALAVDLRGVVGSLVRGTVPVPSSWDAERVTRVLQADGGLPEPARSQYSHVAGLLGRLREYSAVALDVASRLESSEPLPERDTKPLGVEPGRGRSWWKVLREHLTPESVVFRHALRLGLTATVATALAEGMGLNHWYWVTITVIVVLQPYSGLTTEKGLQRVAGTFVGSVLAMGLVHVLPAQWLMLVAIVLLVCVSVSVRPLNFTVYQVLLAPALVLLAEIQTGDWQLAGVRILNTLMGGVLALVGIRLFWPSPEHARFAEEVACVLKADQHYLREVARTPVSTEASLREARRKVGVALLSAEASFQRLLSEWKGPAKELEPGMALITYARRFTAAVTALAASRTWHQDSDLGPVVRYASDALEELSAALVARRVPSALKREAPGLEGTDALARTQLSRLVRQLGVLHHAVERMPPALRASEDGATPAPA, from the coding sequence ATGCGCGGGGACGGAGGCGAGACGGTGGCGGAAGGCTGGGTGGCACCCCGAGGGCGTGCGGCCCGGGGACACCTGCCCCGTCACGTCGCGGGCCTCTTCCGCTTCCAGCCGGGCCGGCCCGCGGTGGCGGCGGGGTTGCGCACGGGGCTGGCGCTGGGAGTGCCGCTGCTGGTCTCCGTGATGCTTCAAATGCCGGCGGCGTCGTGGGCGGGCATGGCCGGGCTCTTCGTCGCGCTGGTGGACAAGGGCGGGCCGTACCGCACGCGCGCTCGGGCCATGGGGGCGATGACGGTGCTGGGCGCGGGGGTGGGGCTCGTCATCGCGCTGCCGAGTCCCTTCTGGGTGGACGTGGCGCTGACGCTCTTCTGGGTGACGGCGTGCGGCTTCGCGCGCAGCTTCGGGGACACGCCGGGCATCGTGGGCATGCTGCTGGCGAACCTGTTCGTGGTGTCGCTGGCCCTGCCGCAGCGGGGGCCGGAAGCCGTGCTGTTGCAGGCGGCGTACTTCGTCGCGGGCGGCCTGTGGTCCATGTTCCTGGCGCTGGTGCTGTGGCCGCTCAGGCCGTACCGCCCCGCGCGGCTGGCCATCGCGGCCTGTTACGAGGAGCTGGCGGACGTCGCGGACGCGGTCGCGGGCTGGCCCATGGAGGGGCCCTCGCGGGTGGGGACGTGGGAGGCGGTGCAGCGGGCCGCGCGCATGCGGCGGTCGCTGGAGACGGCGCGCGCGACGCTGGGGGCCACGCGCCAGGGACGGCAGGAGGAGAGCGGCCGGGGCGAGCACCTGCTGGTGCTGCTGGAGGACGCGGACGCGCTGTCGCTCCTGCTCACGGCGATGTCGGAGGCGCTGGACGAGGCGCCGCGCCAGGGCGCGTGCCGCACGGCCCGCATCGAGGCGCAGCACGCGCTGGGCGCGTTGGCGGTGGACCTGCGGGGCGTGGTGGGTTCGCTGGTGCGGGGCACGGTGCCGGTGCCGTCATCGTGGGACGCGGAGCGGGTGACGCGGGTGCTCCAGGCGGACGGGGGCCTGCCGGAGCCGGCGCGCTCGCAGTACTCGCACGTGGCGGGGCTCCTGGGGCGGCTGCGGGAGTACAGCGCGGTGGCGCTGGACGTGGCGTCCCGGCTGGAGAGCAGCGAGCCGCTGCCGGAGCGGGACACGAAGCCGCTGGGGGTGGAGCCGGGGCGCGGGCGTTCGTGGTGGAAGGTGCTGCGCGAACACCTGACGCCGGAGTCGGTGGTCTTCCGGCACGCGCTGCGGCTGGGGCTCACCGCGACGGTGGCGACGGCGCTGGCGGAGGGGATGGGGCTCAATCACTGGTACTGGGTGACCATCACGGTGATTGTCGTGTTGCAGCCGTACTCGGGGCTCACCACGGAGAAGGGGCTGCAGCGTGTGGCGGGCACGTTCGTGGGCAGCGTGCTGGCCATGGGGCTGGTGCACGTGCTGCCCGCGCAGTGGCTGATGCTCGTGGCCATCGTGCTGCTGGTCTGCGTGTCGGTGAGCGTGAGACCGCTGAACTTCACGGTGTACCAGGTGCTGCTGGCGCCGGCGCTGGTGCTGCTCGCGGAGATACAGACGGGGGACTGGCAGCTCGCGGGGGTGCGCATCCTCAACACGCTGATGGGAGGCGTGCTGGCGCTGGTGGGCATCCGGCTGTTCTGGCCGAGTCCCGAGCATGCGCGCTTCGCCGAGGAGGTGGCCTGCGTGCTGAAGGCGGACCAGCACTACCTGCGAGAGGTGGCGCGCACGCCGGTGTCCACGGAGGCATCGCTGCGAGAGGCCCGGCGCAAGGTGGGCGTGGCGCTGTTGTCCGCGGAGGCGTCGTTCCAGCGCCTGCTGAGTGAGTGGAAGGGGCCGGCGAAGGAGCTGGAGCCGGGGATGGCGTTGATCACGTACGCGCGCCGCTTCACCGCGGCCGTGACGGCGCTGGCGGCGAGCCGCACATGGCATCAGGACTCGGACCTGGGACCGGTGGTGCGCTACGCGTCGGACGCGCTGGAGGAGCTGTCCGCGGCGCTGGTGGCGCGCCGCGTGCCGTCAGCGCTCAAGCGCGAGGCGCCAGGCCTGGAGGGCACGGACGCGCTGGCGCGCACGCAGTTGTCGCGGCTGGTGCGTCAGCTGGGCGTGCTCCACCATGCGGTGGAGCGAATGCCACCCGCGCTGCGTGCTTCGGAGGACGGTGCTACGCCCGCTCCAGCTTGA
- the rpsD gene encoding 30S ribosomal protein S4, with product MARELGPRGKLCRRLGIPLSRISAKDPDKDPVLRRPYPPGQHGATARVSVSDFAQRLREKQKLKLYYGLLEKQCRSAFLEARKAPGNTGKVLMQLLESRLDALVLRAGLATSIRQARQFVRHGYFQVNGKRADIPSIRLKPGNEVRFLPAHQKLAVVQDAFGRMKSRQVPAYVQVLGEGEGMRFVRLPEREEIPVDVNEPFIVEYYAQRS from the coding sequence GTGGCACGTGAACTGGGACCCCGAGGGAAGCTGTGTCGGCGGTTGGGCATCCCCCTGTCGCGCATCAGCGCGAAGGACCCGGACAAGGATCCGGTGCTGCGCCGGCCGTATCCGCCGGGCCAGCACGGGGCGACGGCGCGCGTGTCGGTGAGCGACTTCGCGCAGCGGCTGCGGGAGAAGCAGAAGCTGAAGCTGTACTACGGCCTGTTGGAGAAGCAGTGCCGCAGCGCCTTCCTGGAGGCGCGCAAGGCCCCGGGCAACACGGGCAAGGTGTTGATGCAGCTGTTGGAGAGCCGGCTGGACGCGCTGGTGCTGCGCGCGGGGCTGGCCACGAGCATCCGGCAGGCGCGGCAGTTCGTGCGCCACGGCTACTTCCAGGTGAACGGCAAGCGCGCGGACATCCCGAGCATCCGGCTCAAGCCGGGCAACGAGGTGCGCTTCCTCCCCGCGCACCAGAAGCTCGCGGTGGTGCAGGACGCCTTCGGGCGGATGAAGTCCCGCCAGGTGCCCGCGTACGTGCAGGTCCTGGGCGAAGGGGAGGGCATGCGCTTCGTGCGGCTGCCCGAGCGCGAGGAGATCCCCGTGGACGTGAACGAGCCGTTCATCGTCGAGTACTACGCCCAGCGCAGCTGA
- a CDS encoding HEAT repeat domain-containing protein: protein MSRSFVALSLAVSCLALGGCKKEDPKTPEYWQSSLEGAKRPDDKVRVIESLRTSGNVNEQFLPFLHARLSSERRPEVKAAVARTLGDLHHPTSLEPLTAALDPGASDVPAQQVNKAVVGALGRIGDERAVPSLVPLLRSKDNYTRIEAIQVLGALKAKPAVEPLIQLATDEAAEPFLNKKAIEALGQIGDPRAVPALMRTLTKERRGVSFYVESSFALFQLGAPAADALLPVLEGKDAELLTWAKAQGVNPASYPMKAAQVLGDLREKRAVPTLLKQLSFTHSDPQIQALVRMQAADALGRMRAQEAVKPLAGLVGEPDPTVRDAYVRALALLGSRDALPALEKAAGTGDWYSREIAVKGIALLGDAREQPVLAKLAAAEPARTAADCQETGEDGCQDAAALGKKRADQLQGYGAVLEAAQACSGNAGCWSQRLPKADAVLLQRAALELGRSGAADQGPTLAARLTERDTEARATVIQAVDWLADAPGAAKKLREASLPALKKQLEDEKGNSNFVRVNEDLRRLMVKLERA from the coding sequence ATGTCCCGCTCATTCGTCGCCCTGTCCCTGGCCGTTTCCTGCCTTGCCCTGGGGGGTTGCAAGAAGGAGGACCCCAAGACGCCGGAGTACTGGCAGTCCAGTCTGGAGGGGGCGAAGCGCCCCGACGACAAGGTGCGAGTGATTGAGTCGCTGCGCACGTCGGGCAACGTGAACGAACAGTTCCTGCCCTTCCTGCACGCACGGCTGTCCTCGGAGCGCCGGCCGGAGGTGAAGGCGGCGGTGGCCCGGACGCTGGGGGACCTGCACCACCCGACGTCGCTGGAGCCGCTGACGGCGGCGCTGGACCCCGGGGCGTCGGACGTGCCGGCGCAGCAGGTGAACAAGGCGGTGGTGGGCGCGCTGGGGCGGATCGGGGATGAGCGCGCGGTGCCGTCGCTGGTGCCCTTGCTGCGCAGCAAGGACAACTACACGCGCATCGAGGCCATCCAGGTGCTGGGCGCGCTGAAGGCGAAGCCGGCGGTGGAGCCGCTCATCCAGCTGGCGACGGACGAGGCCGCGGAGCCGTTCCTCAACAAGAAGGCCATCGAGGCGCTGGGGCAGATTGGGGATCCGCGCGCGGTACCGGCGCTGATGCGCACGCTGACGAAGGAGCGCCGGGGTGTGTCCTTCTACGTGGAGAGCAGCTTCGCGCTGTTCCAGCTGGGCGCGCCCGCGGCGGATGCGCTGTTGCCGGTGCTGGAGGGCAAGGACGCGGAGCTGCTCACCTGGGCGAAGGCGCAGGGGGTGAATCCCGCCAGCTACCCGATGAAGGCCGCGCAGGTGCTGGGCGACCTCCGGGAGAAGCGCGCGGTGCCCACGCTGTTGAAGCAGCTGTCGTTCACGCATTCGGATCCGCAGATCCAGGCGCTGGTGCGGATGCAGGCGGCGGACGCGCTCGGGAGGATGCGCGCGCAGGAGGCGGTGAAGCCGCTGGCGGGGCTGGTAGGCGAGCCGGATCCGACGGTGCGCGACGCGTACGTGCGGGCGCTGGCGCTGCTGGGCAGCCGGGACGCGCTCCCCGCGCTGGAGAAGGCCGCGGGCACCGGCGACTGGTACTCGCGGGAGATCGCCGTGAAGGGCATCGCGCTCCTGGGGGATGCACGGGAGCAGCCGGTGCTCGCGAAGCTGGCGGCGGCGGAGCCCGCGCGCACGGCGGCGGACTGCCAGGAGACGGGCGAGGACGGGTGCCAGGACGCCGCGGCGCTGGGCAAGAAGCGCGCGGATCAGCTCCAGGGATATGGGGCGGTGCTGGAGGCGGCGCAGGCGTGCAGTGGCAACGCGGGCTGCTGGTCGCAGCGGCTGCCCAAGGCGGACGCGGTGCTGTTGCAGCGCGCGGCGCTGGAGCTGGGGCGCTCCGGGGCGGCGGACCAGGGCCCGACGCTGGCGGCCCGGCTCACCGAGCGCGACACCGAGGCGCGCGCCACGGTCATCCAGGCGGTGGACTGGCTGGCGGACGCGCCCGGCGCGGCGAAGAAGCTGCGCGAGGCGTCCCTGCCCGCACTGAAGAAGCAGCTGGAGGACGAGAAGGGCAACTCCAACTTCGTGCGCGTGAACGAGGACCTGCGCCGCCTGATGGTCAAGCTGGAGCGGGCGTAG
- a CDS encoding type II 3-dehydroquinate dehydratase, with translation MGMKLLVLHGPNLNLLGEREDIAGGRLTDLDAALRAKAKELGLTLTIVQSNHEGVLIDTIHAERKNVEGILINPAGYFTSYALKEALEAVGLPAIEVLLKPPARESVVAEACAMQVLGLHGFDPYIQALETFASGIFHPAIPGPVKSLGRRKKGAGPEDEDSRPKPKLVGRVHPLKKDDAPEPTPLATPARSLRRTAEAGGPLKTLGRKSVPTVVKTDGKPGKTLGRAAKGGATPASDLLTRALVRQKIADRLAGRLSEAELATWARAKYQQVQRGEPAESGHRELLEDSLQSLTLSHLPATRLTDTQLVDLMTRLEEG, from the coding sequence ATGGGCATGAAGCTGCTGGTGTTGCACGGGCCGAACCTCAACCTCCTGGGTGAGCGCGAGGACATCGCGGGGGGCCGCCTGACGGACCTCGACGCGGCCCTGCGCGCGAAGGCGAAGGAGCTGGGACTGACGCTGACCATCGTCCAGTCCAACCACGAGGGCGTCCTCATCGACACGATCCACGCCGAGCGCAAGAACGTGGAGGGCATCCTCATCAACCCCGCGGGGTACTTCACGTCCTACGCGCTGAAGGAGGCGCTGGAGGCGGTGGGGCTGCCCGCCATCGAGGTGCTGCTCAAGCCGCCCGCGCGCGAGTCCGTGGTGGCCGAAGCGTGCGCCATGCAGGTGCTGGGGCTGCACGGCTTCGACCCGTACATCCAGGCGCTGGAGACCTTCGCGAGCGGCATCTTCCACCCGGCCATCCCCGGGCCGGTGAAGTCGCTGGGCCGCCGCAAGAAGGGCGCCGGGCCCGAGGATGAAGACTCGCGTCCGAAGCCCAAGCTGGTGGGCCGCGTGCACCCGCTCAAGAAGGACGACGCGCCGGAGCCCACGCCGCTGGCCACGCCCGCGCGCTCGCTGCGGCGCACGGCGGAGGCCGGGGGCCCGCTGAAGACGCTGGGCCGCAAGTCCGTGCCCACCGTCGTGAAGACGGACGGCAAGCCGGGCAAGACGCTGGGCCGCGCGGCGAAGGGTGGAGCCACGCCCGCGTCGGACCTGCTCACCCGGGCGCTCGTGCGCCAGAAGATCGCGGACCGGCTGGCCGGGCGGCTGAGTGAAGCGGAGCTGGCCACCTGGGCCCGCGCGAAGTATCAGCAGGTCCAACGTGGTGAGCCGGCGGAGAGCGGCCACCGCGAGCTCCTGGAGGACAGCCTCCAGAGCCTCACCCTGTCCCATCTGCCCGCGACGCGGCTGACGGACACGCAACTGGTGGACCTGATGACCCGGCTGGAAGAAGGATGA
- the fmt gene encoding methionyl-tRNA formyltransferase has protein sequence MSSRPRIVFMGTPEFAVASLEACFDVGDVVAVVTQPDKPKGRGNAVTAPPVKERALEKGIPVLQPQKLRTPPFSEELRQYAPDVCVVTAYGKILPKDLLALPAKGCVNVHASLLPRFRGAAPIQWAIEHGDSETGVSLMVMDEGLDTGPVLAMKRLPIAPDETSATLHAKLSALGGDILRESLPRYLNGELTPQPQPSEGMVLAPIIDKENGKLDFSKPAVELDRRLRAFTPWPGAYTLLGGKVFKVHRMRPAEGKGAPGTVLSAGPEGIEVACGEGSVVLLEVQPEGKRVMRAADFLSGNRLQPGSQPFTS, from the coding sequence ATGAGCAGCCGACCCCGCATCGTCTTCATGGGTACGCCCGAGTTCGCCGTGGCCTCGCTGGAGGCCTGCTTCGACGTGGGCGACGTCGTGGCCGTCGTCACCCAGCCGGACAAGCCCAAGGGCCGGGGCAACGCCGTCACCGCGCCGCCCGTGAAGGAGCGCGCGCTGGAGAAGGGCATCCCCGTGCTCCAGCCGCAGAAGCTGCGCACGCCGCCGTTCTCCGAGGAGCTGCGCCAGTACGCCCCCGACGTCTGCGTGGTGACGGCCTACGGGAAGATCCTCCCCAAGGACCTGCTGGCCCTGCCCGCCAAGGGCTGCGTGAACGTGCACGCGTCGCTGCTGCCGCGCTTCCGGGGCGCCGCGCCCATCCAGTGGGCCATCGAACACGGCGACAGCGAGACGGGCGTGTCCCTGATGGTGATGGATGAAGGCCTGGACACCGGCCCCGTACTGGCGATGAAGCGGCTGCCCATCGCCCCGGACGAGACGAGCGCCACGCTGCACGCGAAGCTGTCCGCGCTGGGTGGCGACATCCTGCGCGAGTCCCTGCCGCGCTACCTGAACGGTGAGCTGACGCCCCAGCCCCAGCCCTCCGAGGGCATGGTGCTGGCGCCCATCATCGACAAGGAGAACGGCAAGCTGGACTTCTCGAAGCCGGCGGTGGAGCTGGACCGCCGCCTGCGCGCCTTCACGCCGTGGCCCGGTGCGTACACGCTGCTGGGTGGCAAGGTCTTCAAGGTGCACCGGATGCGGCCCGCGGAAGGGAAGGGCGCGCCCGGCACGGTGCTGTCCGCCGGGCCGGAGGGCATCGAGGTCGCTTGCGGCGAGGGCTCGGTCGTCCTCCTGGAGGTCCAGCCAGAGGGCAAGCGGGTGATGCGCGCGGCGGACTTCCTCTCCGGAAACAGATTGCAGCCGGGCAGTCAGCCGTTCACGTCTTAG
- a CDS encoding MJ1255/VC2487 family glycosyltransferase, whose translation MRILYGVVGEGMGHATRSRVLLEALTKEHEVHIVVSGRAQHYLAQRFQNVHGIWGLTIAYEGNSVKKWQTVLQNLQGAVAGWPQNVRQYFDLVEGFKPDVVVSDFETFSYLFAKRHMLPVISVDNMQIINRCTHDPALLAGHEESFEASRAIVKAKLPGAFHYLTTTFFYPPVRKRRTTLAPSILRPEILAAKPEAGEHLLVYQTATTNTHLPEILKQSGVPCRVYGLRRDLKEDVVDGNLTYRPFSEAGFIDDLRTARAVVAGGGYTLMSEAVYLRKPLLSIPVGGQFEQVLNALYLERLGYGMYVKELSLDALKTFLSRVPACAESLKGYEQDGNVKMLTALNDQLAQAYEHRGHWRMELAEMDGKA comes from the coding sequence ATGCGAATCCTGTATGGGGTCGTCGGCGAAGGGATGGGCCACGCCACGCGCTCGCGCGTGCTGCTGGAGGCGCTGACGAAGGAACACGAGGTCCACATCGTGGTGTCCGGGCGGGCGCAGCACTACCTGGCCCAGCGCTTCCAGAACGTGCACGGCATCTGGGGGCTCACCATCGCCTACGAAGGCAACTCGGTGAAGAAGTGGCAGACGGTGCTGCAGAACCTGCAGGGCGCCGTCGCGGGCTGGCCGCAGAACGTGCGCCAGTACTTCGACCTGGTGGAGGGCTTCAAGCCGGACGTGGTGGTGAGCGACTTCGAGACGTTCAGCTACCTGTTCGCGAAGCGCCACATGTTGCCCGTCATCAGCGTGGACAACATGCAGATCATCAACCGCTGCACGCACGACCCGGCGCTGCTCGCGGGCCACGAGGAGAGCTTCGAGGCCTCACGCGCCATCGTGAAGGCGAAGCTGCCCGGGGCCTTCCACTACCTCACCACGACGTTCTTCTACCCGCCCGTGCGCAAGCGCCGCACCACGCTGGCGCCGTCCATCCTCCGGCCTGAAATCCTGGCGGCGAAGCCGGAGGCCGGTGAGCACCTGCTCGTGTACCAGACGGCGACGACGAACACGCACCTGCCCGAAATCCTCAAGCAGTCCGGCGTGCCGTGCCGCGTGTATGGCCTGCGCCGCGACCTGAAGGAGGACGTGGTGGACGGCAACCTCACCTACCGGCCCTTCAGCGAGGCGGGCTTCATCGACGACCTGCGCACCGCGCGCGCGGTGGTGGCGGGCGGTGGCTACACGCTGATGAGCGAAGCGGTGTACCTGCGCAAGCCGCTGCTCAGCATCCCCGTGGGAGGCCAGTTCGAGCAGGTGCTCAATGCCCTCTATCTGGAGCGGCTGGGGTACGGGATGTATGTGAAGGAATTGAGCCTGGACGCGCTGAAGACGTTCCTCTCACGCGTGCCCGCCTGCGCGGAGTCCCTCAAGGGCTACGAGCAGGACGGGAACGTGAAGATGCTCACCGCGCTCAACGACCAGCTGGCACAGGCCTACGAGCACCGCGGCCACTGGCGCATGGAGCTGGCGGAGATGGACGGCAAGGCTTGA
- a CDS encoding SDR family NAD(P)-dependent oxidoreductase, with protein MADRRHTERKGFSLGALAAGVGAVVGLKHALRPRYSFQGKTVVITGGSRGLGLVMARMLLKEGARVAICGRDVESLKRAHADLERIGGEVLTLRCDVRDQVQVDAMVGAVHEQWGAVDVLINNAGVIMVGPLESMTLEDFEEAVDVHLWGPLYTTLAVVPDMKAKGEGRIVNVSSMGGKLSIPHLVPYSASKFALVGLSDGLRTELAQDGIRVTTACPSLIRTGSPRNANFKGDHEKEYAWFHVSNSMMGVSMSAERVARKIIEACRRGDAETLVGMPAKLGAVGRALAPNLTARVLDAVNRMLPQDSTPERYKGSQSETPLTRSWLTEMSRRAAERNNENEVSLH; from the coding sequence ATGGCTGACCGACGACACACCGAGCGAAAGGGCTTCTCCCTGGGCGCGCTGGCCGCCGGGGTGGGGGCCGTCGTGGGGCTGAAGCACGCGCTGCGTCCGCGCTACAGCTTCCAGGGCAAGACGGTCGTCATCACCGGAGGCTCCCGGGGGCTGGGGCTGGTGATGGCGCGCATGCTCCTGAAGGAAGGGGCGCGCGTGGCCATCTGCGGACGCGACGTCGAGTCGCTCAAGCGCGCCCACGCGGACCTGGAGCGCATTGGCGGCGAGGTGCTCACCCTGCGCTGCGACGTGCGCGACCAGGTGCAGGTGGACGCCATGGTGGGCGCCGTCCACGAGCAGTGGGGCGCGGTGGACGTGCTCATCAACAACGCGGGCGTCATCATGGTGGGCCCGCTGGAGTCCATGACGCTGGAGGACTTCGAGGAGGCGGTGGACGTCCACCTGTGGGGGCCGCTGTACACGACGCTCGCGGTGGTGCCGGACATGAAGGCGAAGGGCGAGGGCCGCATCGTCAACGTGTCCTCCATGGGCGGCAAGCTGAGCATCCCGCACCTGGTGCCGTACTCCGCGAGCAAGTTCGCGCTGGTGGGCCTGTCGGACGGGCTGCGCACGGAGCTGGCCCAGGACGGCATCCGCGTGACGACGGCGTGCCCGTCCCTCATCCGCACGGGCAGCCCGCGCAACGCGAACTTCAAGGGCGACCACGAGAAGGAGTACGCGTGGTTCCACGTGAGCAACTCGATGATGGGCGTGTCCATGAGCGCCGAGCGCGTGGCGCGCAAAATCATCGAAGCGTGCCGCCGGGGTGACGCGGAGACGCTGGTGGGCATGCCCGCGAAGCTGGGCGCGGTGGGCCGGGCCCTGGCGCCCAACCTCACCGCGCGCGTGCTGGACGCCGTCAACCGGATGCTGCCCCAGGACAGCACCCCGGAGCGCTACAAGGGCAGCCAGAGCGAGACACCCCTCACCCGCTCCTGGCTCACGGAGATGAGCCGCCGCGCGGCGGAGCGCAACAACGAGAACGAGGTGTCCCTGCACTGA
- a CDS encoding LysR family transcriptional regulator: MQLESLKMFCDVVETGSFSRAAQLNHVTQSAVSQQIRALENRYEQKLLSRSARQVTPTPAGERLFRGCKEILARFAEVEQEIREQATEVQGATTVSTIYSVGLHELNVVQKQLLKTHPKVNMRLNYRRNDQVYDDVILGAAEIGIVAYPQPRAGVDILPFRDDKLAVVCAPNHSFASKAKVSLTALSGVPFIAFDREAPTRKALDRLFREKNIDINPVMEMDNVETIKRAVEMGLGVAILPMATAHAEIKNSSLVAKPFAEGPVSRPIGLLIRKGKYLDRASAAVLEAFKQAALIPQDD, from the coding sequence ATGCAGCTCGAATCGTTGAAGATGTTCTGTGATGTGGTCGAGACGGGCTCTTTCTCGCGCGCGGCGCAGCTCAATCACGTGACCCAGTCCGCGGTGAGCCAGCAGATTCGCGCGCTGGAGAACCGCTACGAGCAGAAGCTGCTCTCGCGCAGCGCGCGGCAGGTGACGCCCACGCCCGCGGGCGAGCGCCTGTTCCGGGGCTGCAAGGAAATCCTGGCGCGCTTCGCGGAGGTGGAGCAGGAGATCCGCGAGCAGGCCACGGAGGTCCAGGGCGCGACCACCGTGTCCACCATCTACTCGGTGGGTCTGCACGAGCTGAACGTGGTGCAGAAGCAGCTCCTGAAGACGCACCCCAAGGTCAACATGCGCCTGAACTACCGGCGCAATGATCAGGTCTACGACGACGTCATCCTGGGCGCCGCGGAGATTGGCATCGTGGCCTATCCGCAGCCGCGCGCGGGCGTGGACATCCTGCCGTTCCGCGACGACAAGCTGGCGGTGGTCTGCGCGCCCAACCACTCGTTCGCCAGCAAGGCGAAGGTGAGCCTCACCGCGCTGTCCGGCGTGCCCTTCATCGCCTTCGACCGGGAAGCCCCCACGCGCAAGGCGTTGGATCGGCTGTTCCGCGAGAAGAACATCGACATCAATCCGGTGATGGAGATGGACAACGTGGAGACCATCAAGCGCGCGGTGGAGATGGGCCTGGGCGTGGCCATCCTCCCGATGGCCACGGCCCACGCCGAAATCAAGAACAGCTCGCTGGTGGCGAAGCCCTTCGCGGAGGGGCCGGTGTCGCGCCCCATTGGCCTGCTCATCCGCAAGGGCAAGTACCTGGACCGCGCGTCCGCCGCGGTGCTGGAGGCCTTCAAGCAGGCCGCCCTGATTCCGCAGGACGACTGA
- the rsmB gene encoding 16S rRNA (cytosine(967)-C(5))-methyltransferase RsmB codes for MNARILAINILARVRATDAYLNVVLDTVLSETPPKDPRDAALVTELTYGATRRQLALDYAITRFADRKLDALEDKVLAALRVGAYQLFHTRVPARAAVAETVQALKDVGLARAAGFVNAILRKLSELPSPPLPSQKDPVEYLSVRESHPRWLVERWIRQFGRERAEAMLVANNLPPAVVIRANSAKVTRDALLAQLKDVGVEARATEASPVGIVLPPVGRVEDVYGYAEGLWQVQDEAAQLVGVYGAIPESARVLDACAAPGGKACHQAETHDVVAVDLHANKLRKIEAEAHRLGLSGRLKAYAHDASEPFPEGWGEFHALVVDAPCSGLGTLRRHPELRYRRKEEDVARLATLQRRILENCQEAVPAGGLLVYAVCTPEPQEGQDQVDMFLRSHPEWTAEPPVLPGLKLPLAQAWLRTLPGPEGYDGFFAARLRKLY; via the coding sequence ATGAACGCCCGTATCCTCGCCATCAACATCCTCGCGCGCGTGCGCGCGACGGATGCCTACCTCAACGTGGTGCTGGACACGGTCCTGTCGGAGACGCCGCCGAAGGACCCCCGCGACGCGGCGCTCGTCACCGAGCTGACCTACGGCGCCACCCGCCGGCAGCTCGCGCTGGACTACGCCATCACCCGCTTCGCGGACCGCAAGCTGGACGCGCTGGAGGACAAGGTCCTGGCCGCCCTGCGCGTGGGCGCCTACCAGCTCTTCCACACCCGCGTGCCCGCGCGCGCCGCCGTGGCGGAGACGGTCCAGGCCCTCAAGGACGTGGGGCTCGCGCGCGCGGCGGGCTTCGTCAATGCCATCCTGCGCAAGCTGTCCGAGCTGCCCTCGCCGCCGCTGCCTTCCCAGAAGGACCCGGTGGAGTACCTGTCCGTGCGCGAGAGCCACCCGCGCTGGCTGGTGGAGCGGTGGATCCGCCAGTTCGGCCGCGAGCGCGCGGAGGCGATGCTCGTCGCCAACAACCTGCCGCCCGCCGTCGTCATCCGCGCCAACAGCGCCAAGGTGACGCGCGACGCGCTGCTCGCGCAGCTCAAGGACGTGGGCGTGGAGGCGCGCGCCACGGAGGCCTCGCCCGTGGGCATCGTCCTGCCGCCCGTGGGCCGCGTGGAGGACGTGTACGGCTACGCCGAAGGGCTGTGGCAGGTGCAGGACGAGGCCGCGCAGCTGGTGGGCGTCTATGGCGCCATCCCGGAGTCAGCGCGCGTGCTGGACGCGTGCGCTGCGCCGGGCGGCAAGGCCTGCCATCAGGCGGAGACGCACGACGTCGTCGCGGTGGACCTGCACGCGAACAAGCTGCGGAAGATTGAAGCCGAGGCCCACCGCCTGGGGCTGTCCGGCCGCCTGAAGGCCTACGCGCACGACGCGTCCGAGCCGTTCCCTGAAGGCTGGGGCGAGTTCCACGCGCTGGTGGTGGACGCGCCGTGCTCCGGGCTGGGTACGCTGCGCCGGCACCCGGAGCTGCGCTATCGCCGCAAGGAGGAGGACGTGGCCCGGCTGGCGACGCTCCAGCGGCGCATCCTGGAGAACTGCCAGGAGGCGGTGCCGGCGGGCGGCCTGCTCGTCTACGCCGTCTGCACGCCGGAGCCGCAGGAGGGGCAGGACCAGGTGGACATGTTCCTGCGCAGTCACCCGGAGTGGACGGCCGAGCCGCCCGTGCTGCCCGGCCTCAAGCTGCCGCTCGCGCAGGCCTGGTTGCGCACGCTGCCCGGGCCGGAGGGCTACGACGGCTTCTTCGCGGCCCGGCTGCGCAAGCTCTACTGA